A stretch of Clostridium sp. BJN0001 DNA encodes these proteins:
- a CDS encoding DUF1887 family CARF protein: protein MGINTLINLLDEHNEANLIATDKFMPHNVIYVFDKHQFKIYRRIEAYYKRVFPKINVRYFLMNNYSARSAEILLNKVNADDTIINITGGKRIDSLIILNMAKSLNFRVIYIDALKKKLYEFDGLVTISKIKFRDMFLEDIFKTTGIKIINDSSYLLNNHDIVRISNIIHNNLELWDKYKIKLYNNEIFEHTSSECNKVVVHMDNIDEDEKNLISNSIRYLYEKKIIRYKNKNNLIEVDFIKEHIRSFIFKSGTWLEIFTANIIREIYQIDEVKCGVTFVWNNEKIRVTNELDVIAVYDTNVICISCKDSEKYDEDALNELDVYSKRIGGDNVKKILVSTKMPAKRCVIKRAEAMNIHIIILGKNIKEFKNKIKKYCNIKY from the coding sequence ATGGGAATTAATACACTTATTAATTTACTTGATGAACATAATGAAGCAAACCTTATAGCAACAGATAAATTTATGCCACATAATGTTATTTATGTTTTTGATAAGCATCAATTTAAAATTTATAGACGAATAGAAGCTTATTATAAAAGAGTATTCCCTAAAATAAATGTTAGATATTTTCTTATGAATAATTATAGTGCTAGATCAGCAGAAATACTGCTTAATAAAGTAAATGCTGATGATACTATAATCAATATAACAGGGGGAAAGAGGATAGATTCTCTGATAATATTAAATATGGCTAAGTCTTTAAATTTTAGAGTTATTTATATTGATGCTTTGAAAAAAAAATTATATGAATTTGATGGCTTAGTTACAATTAGTAAAATAAAATTTAGAGATATGTTTCTTGAAGATATATTTAAAACAACAGGAATTAAAATAATAAATGATTCAAGTTATCTTTTAAACAACCATGACATAGTCAGAATTTCAAACATTATACATAACAATCTTGAACTTTGGGATAAGTATAAGATAAAGCTTTATAATAATGAGATATTTGAACATACATCATCAGAATGTAACAAAGTAGTTGTTCATATGGATAATATAGATGAAGATGAAAAAAATTTGATATCTAATTCGATAAGATATTTATATGAAAAAAAGATAATAAGATATAAGAATAAGAATAATCTTATAGAAGTTGATTTTATTAAAGAACATATAAGGAGTTTTATTTTTAAAAGTGGTACATGGCTCGAAATATTTACGGCAAATATAATAAGAGAAATTTATCAGATTGATGAGGTAAAATGTGGAGTCACATTTGTATGGAATAATGAAAAAATACGCGTTACAAATGAACTCGATGTTATCGCAGTGTATGATACAAATGTAATATGCATTTCATGCAAAGATAGTGAAAAATATGATGAAGATGCATTAAATGAACTTGATGTATATAGCAAAAGAATTGGAGGAGACAATGTTAAAAAGATACTTGTCTCAACAAAAATGCCCGCAAAAAGATGCGTTATAAAGAGAGCAGAAGCTATGAACATTCATATTATAATACTTGGTAAAAACATAAAAGAATTTAAAAATAAAATAAAAAAATATTGCAATATAAAATATTAA
- a CDS encoding phosphatidylserine decarboxylase — protein MIKFYNRKTCSYEEELIAGKKAIEWTYESPLGKGFTELIIKKRIFSSLYGKYCNSKMSIKKIKPFIDDFNIDMNICKNKSDDFKCFNDFFTRKLKESSRPFSNDSNILISPGDGRLIAHENINIDSIIQIKHLTYSLKELINNDEIAKKYQGGTCIILRLCPTDYHRFHFIDSGTVSENHKIKGHYYSVNPIALERIPKLFCENKREWSILKSDNFNDVLMIEVGATCVGSIIQTYKENSKVEKGDEKGYFKFGGSTTILFFQKNSIVLDEDIKKQSSIGFECKVNFGEHIGTKYIK, from the coding sequence ATGATTAAATTTTATAATAGAAAAACATGTTCTTATGAAGAAGAATTAATTGCAGGAAAAAAAGCTATAGAATGGACATATGAATCTCCTCTTGGAAAAGGTTTTACTGAACTTATTATAAAGAAGAGAATATTTTCATCTTTATATGGAAAATATTGTAATTCTAAAATGAGTATAAAAAAAATAAAACCATTTATAGATGATTTTAATATAGACATGAATATCTGTAAAAATAAATCAGATGATTTTAAATGTTTTAATGATTTTTTTACAAGAAAATTAAAAGAGTCATCAAGACCATTTTCTAATGACTCAAATATATTAATTTCTCCTGGAGATGGAAGACTTATAGCCCATGAGAATATAAATATAGACAGTATAATCCAAATAAAACATTTAACTTATAGCTTAAAAGAACTTATTAATAATGATGAAATTGCAAAAAAATATCAAGGTGGTACGTGCATAATTCTAAGATTATGTCCTACTGACTATCATAGATTTCATTTTATAGATTCTGGCACAGTATCTGAAAACCATAAAATAAAAGGACATTATTATTCTGTTAATCCTATAGCACTTGAAAGAATTCCAAAACTATTTTGTGAAAACAAACGTGAATGGTCAATTCTTAAATCAGATAATTTTAATGATGTTTTAATGATAGAAGTTGGTGCAACATGCGTAGGATCAATAATCCAAACTTACAAAGAAAATTCAAAAGTTGAAAAAGGCGATGAAAAAGGATATTTCAAATTTGGTGGTTCAACTACTATTTTATTCTTTCAAAAAAATTCAATCGTACTAGATGAAGATATTAAAAAGCAGTCTTCTATAGGTTTTGAATGTAAAGTAAACTTTGGAGAACATATAGGAACTAAATATATAAAATAA
- the recQ gene encoding DNA helicase RecQ, which translates to MKTAQELLKEYFGYDSFRKEQKEIIDAIVNNNDTLAIMPTGGGKSICYQISSLMMKGVTLVISPLISLMKDQVDNIKTSGIDAAYINSSLSISDIKNILYKASIGEFKLIYVAPERLQSNEFLSAISSIQISQVAIDEAHCVSQWGHDFRTSYRYIKDFINLLKTRPVISAFTATATTQVQEDIVKLLDLKNPKLFISGFDRENLSLTVLKGVNKDKYILKFLNENKNVSGIIYCLTRKDTEKLYSKLIKADFNATLYHGGLSSEERAKNQDDFVYDRSNIIVATNAFGMGIDKSDVRFVIHYNMPQNIEGYYQEIGRAGRDGEKSECILLFAPGDVHMCKYLIEHSIENPERRANQYAKLQLMTQYVYTDGCYKNFILKYFGENPKSNCNNCSNCNRNGEMQDRTIDAQKVLSCIFRMKHPFGSTMIIDVLKGSKNQRLLSFNFNTLTTYGLMKEYNKNDLKEFINKLIGNGYLDMVEGQFPVIKLNKMSYKILKGEQKVLLIQDEKVNRVFESNDLFAKLKLLRAEISKEENLPPYMIFSDSALLEMSNRYPSSIKEFMDISGVGESKSQKYGDKFINAITDYIKEKNINITFTFKDSLDSKTKDVISSNELNVTTDDSLLKELFETRKKIADSKGKLPYTVIPLKTLKEISARYPSSNDELKDISGLGPKKISDFGLKIINTVTSYKDKNNINSSFIYKDKMKVIIDGETRKNDEIVIDKLNSSEKISDISNELEISASTIMGYIENYLSDGNSFVCPIDYSEYINEEHNDEIINAIKKHGYEKISILKKALPDSITYDSIRASILQTIYDL; encoded by the coding sequence TTGAAAACTGCACAAGAACTACTAAAAGAATATTTTGGATATGATTCTTTTAGAAAAGAACAAAAAGAAATAATAGATGCTATCGTAAATAATAACGATACTCTTGCTATAATGCCAACAGGTGGTGGAAAATCTATATGCTACCAAATATCATCGCTTATGATGAAAGGCGTAACACTTGTAATTTCTCCTCTTATCTCTCTTATGAAAGATCAAGTTGATAACATTAAAACTTCAGGAATAGATGCTGCATACATAAATAGTTCCTTAAGCATTTCAGATATAAAAAATATTCTCTATAAAGCTTCTATTGGTGAATTTAAACTTATATATGTTGCCCCTGAAAGACTTCAATCTAACGAATTTTTATCTGCAATATCATCTATTCAAATATCACAAGTTGCAATAGATGAGGCACACTGTGTATCTCAGTGGGGACATGATTTTAGAACAAGTTACAGATACATAAAAGATTTTATAAATCTTTTAAAAACAAGACCAGTAATAAGTGCTTTTACAGCAACTGCAACAACTCAGGTTCAAGAAGATATAGTAAAGCTTCTTGATCTTAAAAATCCAAAATTGTTTATATCAGGTTTTGATAGAGAAAATCTTTCCTTAACCGTATTAAAAGGAGTAAATAAAGATAAATACATTTTAAAATTTCTTAATGAAAATAAGAATGTTTCTGGAATAATTTACTGCCTTACAAGAAAAGATACCGAAAAATTATATTCAAAACTAATAAAGGCAGATTTTAATGCTACTTTATATCACGGAGGTTTATCATCTGAAGAAAGAGCAAAAAATCAAGATGATTTTGTTTATGACAGATCAAATATAATAGTTGCAACAAATGCTTTTGGTATGGGAATAGATAAATCTGATGTTCGTTTTGTAATCCATTATAATATGCCGCAAAATATAGAAGGATATTATCAAGAAATAGGAAGAGCGGGAAGAGATGGAGAAAAAAGTGAATGTATTCTTCTATTTGCACCAGGTGATGTACATATGTGCAAATACCTTATTGAACATTCAATAGAAAATCCTGAAAGACGTGCAAATCAATACGCAAAGCTTCAATTAATGACTCAATATGTCTACACAGATGGATGCTATAAAAACTTTATTCTAAAATATTTTGGAGAAAATCCTAAAAGTAATTGCAATAATTGTAGCAACTGTAATAGAAATGGTGAAATGCAAGATAGAACAATAGATGCACAAAAAGTATTATCATGTATATTTAGAATGAAGCACCCATTTGGTTCTACTATGATAATTGATGTACTTAAAGGCTCTAAAAATCAGCGACTTTTGTCTTTTAATTTCAATACTCTTACAACATATGGACTTATGAAAGAATATAACAAAAATGATCTTAAAGAATTTATAAATAAACTAATAGGAAATGGCTATCTTGATATGGTAGAAGGACAGTTTCCTGTTATAAAATTAAATAAAATGAGCTATAAAATTCTTAAAGGTGAACAAAAAGTTCTTTTAATTCAAGACGAAAAAGTAAATCGTGTATTTGAATCAAATGACTTGTTTGCTAAATTAAAATTATTAAGAGCAGAAATTTCTAAAGAAGAAAATTTACCTCCATATATGATATTCTCTGATTCTGCACTTCTTGAAATGTCAAATAGATACCCATCATCTATAAAAGAGTTTATGGATATTTCAGGAGTAGGAGAATCAAAATCACAGAAATATGGTGATAAATTTATAAATGCAATTACTGATTATATAAAAGAAAAAAATATTAATATAACTTTCACTTTTAAAGACTCATTAGATAGTAAAACAAAAGATGTAATTTCATCTAATGAATTAAACGTAACTACTGATGATTCTCTTTTAAAGGAACTATTTGAGACTAGAAAAAAAATTGCAGATTCAAAAGGTAAATTACCATATACCGTTATTCCTCTTAAAACTTTAAAGGAAATATCAGCGAGATATCCATCATCTAACGATGAATTAAAAGATATTTCAGGACTTGGTCCTAAAAAGATATCAGATTTTGGTTTGAAAATAATAAATACTGTAACTTCATATAAAGATAAAAATAATATAAACTCTTCATTTATATATAAAGATAAAATGAAAGTAATTATTGATGGAGAAACAAGAAAAAATGATGAAATAGTTATAGACAAATTAAATTCTTCAGAAAAAATATCAGATATATCAAACGAACTTGAAATATCTGCTTCAACAATTATGGGATATATAGAAAACTATCTAAGTGATGGAAATAGCTTTGTTTGTCCTATAGATTACTCTGAATATATAAATGAAGAACATAATGATGAAATAATAAATGCTATTAAAAAACATGGATATGAAAAAATCTCTATATTAAAAAAAGCTCTTCCTGATTCTATTACTTATGATTCAATAAGAGCCAGTATATTACAGACTATTTATGATTTATAA
- a CDS encoding TetR/AcrR family transcriptional regulator, whose translation MNKTKELIFKSAIKVFSNQGYKGATMDDIALNAGLAKGTLYYHFKSKEEIFQFVIREGLNDLRKLAEKIKNSNTDYVSKLIEICKGQLTFLYTFTDLCKVVMSQIWGNEQRQENLRKEVRGYIYVLKDLLEEGRLLKKIQVQNVELMAYQIFGTFASAAIYESLNVEKMNSDDITTQTVVFALKGLGINIDKSEI comes from the coding sequence ATGAACAAAACTAAAGAACTGATTTTTAAGTCTGCTATAAAAGTATTTTCGAATCAGGGCTACAAAGGGGCTACAATGGATGATATTGCTTTAAATGCGGGTCTTGCTAAAGGAACATTATACTATCATTTCAAAAGTAAGGAAGAGATCTTTCAATTTGTTATAAGAGAAGGCTTAAATGATCTTAGAAAGCTTGCGGAAAAGATAAAGAATTCTAATACAGATTATGTTTCTAAACTAATAGAGATATGTAAAGGTCAACTTACTTTTTTGTATACATTTACTGATTTGTGTAAAGTTGTAATGAGCCAGATATGGGGAAATGAACAAAGGCAGGAAAATTTAAGAAAAGAAGTTAGAGGATACATATATGTCTTGAAAGATTTACTTGAAGAGGGAAGATTGTTAAAAAAAATACAAGTACAAAATGTAGAACTCATGGCTTATCAGATATTTGGAACCTTTGCATCTGCGGCTATTTATGAATCACTCAATGTAGAAAAGATGAATTCTGATGATATAACTACTCAGACAGTAGTGTTTGCACTTAAAGGACTTGGAATTAATATAGATAAGTCTGAAATATAG